In Epinephelus lanceolatus isolate andai-2023 chromosome 7, ASM4190304v1, whole genome shotgun sequence, the genomic stretch CTAGAAAACTGTTGCACACTGGTGCCTTATTGCATCCAGcaggtgctttttttttcaccgCTGCTCCTCAGTAATCTGAGTCTGCCACTGAAGCAGGACTAATGCCAAGACCACAGGCAGTAGCTATACAAACCATCCACTGTGGTGGATGCTTGTTTATAACCTGTGTGCAGCTCTCAAGGATGGTAATGCTGATGTACCTTGTAATATTAGTTGTTGAAAATACTGACATTATTAGCTCTCTTTCAATTCTTCTCAAATACCAGATTGTTGTTCAGTAGGTCATACAGCACCCCATAATAATGGGACTATTTCTTCCTTCTTGTAAGAAAAACTATCTACATGGTAATATGCCTGGGTGGAAAAACATGGGGGTTGTGATTTAGATGAAATGACTCTCTATGGATATTTCCTCAATAGATTTGTGTCATTATTTTCCAAAGACAAGACTTGTTAACTACCCAAAAATACCTTTCAAGATACCTGATACAGCtggccacatacctgtgtgtaGTGATTTGTTTCAGTGCTGCTGTCACTGACATAAATCACTACAGACAGCTCTGTAGCCATTGTCTCTTTATGTCTCTGCTTTCTCTCATTTGGATTGTCTCTGTTGCTCAGGTGATGGAGTTCCCGCAGCATTCCCAGCAGCTGCTGGCAGCTCTGCGTTCACAGCGCCAGCGGGGTTTCCTTTGTGACTGCACAGTCCTGGTGGGCTCATCCCGTTTTCTGGCTCACAGGGCTGTTCTGGCTTCCTGTTCGCCTTTCTTCCACATGTTCTTCTCAGACTCTCCAGGGGTCATTGGTGGAAACGGCACCAGCAGCTCTGTCACACTCGACAGCGACATTGTCACGGCTGCTGCGTTTGGATTGCTCTTGGAATTTGTCTATGAAGGTGTGCTGCAGCAGGGTGAGTCTCCACCCGTGGAGGACATATTGGCGGCTGCAAGCTTTCTGCACATGAACGAGGTGGTGAGAGTCTGCAAGAGACGATTGCAGAGACGAGGACCTCTGGCTGAGGCAGACAGCACTCGATCTGAAGAGAGCGCTGGTGCAAGGAGGGCAGTAGAAACAGGAAGAGGGGGTGGGGGTGACGGAGGAGAAGAGCCTGTGGTGGCCATGGCAGGAGATCATTTGAATCCAGTTGCCATGGCAGCGCCACTCTCATCAGAGAGAAGTCAGTTGGAGCCTGTGAAGTGTGAACGGAGGACTGGTGGGGGGTCATCAGAGGCACGAGTTCAGACTCCTCTGAGCCCTGACCTCGCTGATACCACGCAGCCAGGCATGGACGCCCCTCCTCTGCTCCCATGTGGAGAGCTTGTTCAGGATGTCATCACAGGTCAGTCTGCCCCTGCCTCAGGGGGACACGCCAGGCTGGGGACTGGAGCTCCTGGAGAGGGGTCAGCTCTCTGTAGCCCATGCAGCACCACTGAGACATACAGGTGTGGGTctgttttgaatttttaaacttatttaacttggaaaaaaataaaggttGTTGCTCTGTGTCACAGTGGACTTCATAtggtttgtttctttgttgttgttgatttgtTACTAAAAAGCGGTTTACagtatttctctttttcttgctttctttctttcaccaGCCACAGCAGTAACCAGCAGCCttcctcatcttcttcctccctAGTGCCAGTGAGCCAGGCTAGTGGTCGGTCAGTAGTTGCTTATTCCCAGTCAGGACCCAGCCCCCAGCAGGACGCACCCCGACTGCCACACAGTGACTCTGTAAGCAAACCCTCAGAGGCTGACCACAGAGGTACATCAGGCAGAGGACAACAGATGGTCATGTTAATCCAGCCATCAGCACTAACTTCACATAACCCAACACACTCGCCACCACTGCATGCATTTCCCCAGATTCGAATCCAGAGCGCTGTGTCGCTCCAACGCCAAAGCTTGGACTTCCACTCTGCTCCTCAGAACCAAACCCCGAAGGCACCTGAGGGGAATGTGGGAGCTTCACCCACTGCTAGAAGTGAAAGATCTCACCCTCCTATGGGCAGAGCGAGGACAGACAATGATGACGGAGAGAATGTGAAAGTCAAAGTGGAGGCCATTGTTATATCTGACGAAGAgctagaggaggagagagaggaaagtaGAGAAAGAGAACAAGTGATGGAAGTAGAAGATGAgtttgaagaagaagaggagctgCACAGCCCTCAGTTTCTCTCCTCCCACCAACAGGGCCTCTTACAAATGACCTCCCATTCAAATGACTATTccttccccctctctccctcctcttcctcctctggtgCCGGGCCTTCCTCACAGGACACTTCTTCCTTCGCCCACATTCCTCcgtctgcagctcagcagcatTCAGACCCTCCTGCCTACTTCCAGGACTTCCAGGACTCTATGGGGAACTTTGTGGAGGACGTCCCCACATGTGGAGTATGTGGAAAGACTTTCTCATGTACATACACACTAAGGCGCCACGCCATCGTGCACACACGTGAACGTCCTTATGAATGTCGCTACTGCTACCGGAGCTACACGCAATCGGGTGACCTGTACAGACACATACgcaaagctcatgaccacacACTGCCAGCCAAACGCAGCAAGGCAGACGGGGACCCCTCACTGCCACCACAACcgcccccaccaccaccaccaccaccacctcttagctaacacacaccaacacacactacTATATTTCTATactcatgcacacatacatacctAAACTTTAACTTAATAACCAAACTCTAATTCTATATTCAAACCTAAATTGAGCAGAGCTGCAACAAACAGTTCATTTTCAAATGAATTTGTTGGTTCTTTTCTCAATTATTTGtttgaaatataaagttattaaaaatgtCACACATCACAGTTGCCCAAAGCCCAAGGTGATATCTTCAAATGTGTCAAAATATTGTCttaatattttcaaatttgcaCCTTGCAGACACCCAGGCCTTTATAAGTACAGAAATACAAGAactcacacacagagtaaaCACCAGCGATGTGGCAGTGACATCAGCACTCATTCATTAAACACTTTATGTTCATGTGTGACTGTTGTCTCTTAACCCTGAAACTGATCtgatctcttttttttaatttaagaggCATTTTGAGGCATATGTTTGTAATAGTTTTAATACCTTTATAATAATGTGATAATACTAATCTTTTTAAGCATCAagcatttttaagcatttttcaaaatccacgtgacaaagtgcttcacaaggcagcaaaaaaacagaaaagtcattaaatcatcaggttaaaaaaaactgataaaaaacaaTGTGGTGTATTGAATCCAATACAGTGTAGGAAAGGGTAAGAATAGGAACTTGTTAAGGAAATAAAAGGCAATTGAAAGGAAATTGAAACTCAGTAAAATTGGAAAATTCTCtctgattaaattatttttttaagaaaggACTTAAAGACCTCCTCCAATGAAAACGTATTACCCTTATAACTTATAAACCTTATTAATATGTCAATATGGTGTTTTTAAAATACTATTAGACATATGAGCAACATAAGCAGATCGGAGAACTACAGTGACAGTCTCAAGAACGCACAGACTGCCAAGGTTTGTTACATCACAAACCTAAGGAACCAATCTCGTCAACTCACAGGGTGAGGCTCTTCATATCGTTTGCATAAAGCTACTGGGAAATTAAACGATTGTTATCAGAGGAGGAGCCAGGTTCATTTTAACTTGTCAGAGCTGTCAATGGGGAACATGGTTTATGTAACATTAGCAGGTGCGCTCGAGCTGCAGCTGGGTGGCTGAGGGGTGGCTGGAGATGGTGGTAGGGGCCAGTATGCATATTCATAGATCTGCACATACTAAATAAGGCAAATGTATAAAATTAAATCTAAGCCATTTTAAGGCATGAAGggaagggattttttttcacgTAATTCTGATGAATAGAAATTAGTTTTGGGGGTTTATCATCATTACATCGACATTAACTTAGGGCTTATTGGTTGGCTCCAGAGCAGAGTTAGCCAATGAAAATTGACTAAACACAGGGTAAAAGTTGCCGGAGCTGAAAAGGagctgctttgcatcacatttttgtTGTCCTATCACACGACTTCTTGGTTTTGTCACCAGTTCGCCTGTGCTTTATGTTTAAGTTGTAACAATGGTAACTACTACTGTCAGAAACCTTAGGTACCTAGCACACTAGCTAACTTAATGAAAACAAGAATAGCAACATTTCCTCtatttgctgctgctggaaaagtTAAAACACTAGATGTTTACTTTTCATTCTTTTAGCTGTTTTATCTCTTTTTGATGTTTTAGCCCCGTCTCAAATAAAGCCCTGCTACTGGTGACATTTTAACACTGCTGCTAGTCCTGGGCTGTGCAGTGTGAAAAGCCCTAAAGGTCAGAGATATAGCTGTAACAGAGGCCATGAAAAGCATTAAAATTGATCAGTAATGTCTTTTTGGTTCTAGCAAGTAAAGAGGCAGTGGCAGTAATCCTGGCGTGATGAGGCGGAGGCGTGTAAAATGGTCTTAATTTAGATTGTACTTTTTGAAATACTTCTAACGTGGTAAAAACATGATTGCACAAGCATTGTGGTGCTGCTcaaaactaaaattactgtCAAACGAGGAGCCAAGATTCCTTTATCATTATTCATACATTTGTATGAGTATAGAAAATTATCAAACACTTCATTGTTGTAAGAAGATTcaataatgttaaaaaatgtttcaaagaGTTGTGTGATATCCTTCACTTTGTTCGCTATATTAACTCAGAACACAAATAAGGGAAAGCTGTTGCATTTTAACTTGATCAGTTACATGACATGTAATCTGTACGACTGCCTTTTCAGTTTGACTCTGTGCCAGCAAAGTTTGACTGACTGTAAATGTAGTAGTGTTGTACTGTCTGgtgttttatttacaaaatgaaacctgcacaaattttaaaattattatcaGAGAGTGCCATTTTATAACTTGTAGTACACAGGGTTTTCACTCACTTTTACCTGTCAGAACAATTGCTTTACTTTTCTGTGATACTGTTCTCTATTTCCATGACTTAATTTAAGTAGTGTAAATGGGTGTGCCTGTATAGCGATACAGCCATACATAATTAAACACGCACTTCCCAGGCATTTCCACTTTACTCGCTCATTAGAAATTACTGGCGCCAACTAGCTGCCAATAGGCCAGACCGGCACATACGGGTCCTCTGCAAAACGTCAGGGCCACGCCCCTTTTTAGAGGAAAGATAACAAAAGATCCTGTAAGTGTCAGTACAATTTGATGTGTTTGAAttataattcattcattctgtATGTATTCATTTCTTGTTAAATAGGCATTTCTTTTATGGGCATGTCTAATAATTGTTTTGTGACCTTGCCTGAACCTGAGCATTCACGATACCTTGTTAAATTAAGGGTGATCGCCATCATGTCCCTTCACTCTTTCCACATCCAAATGAATTAACATATTTGATTGAATCCTCAGGTATCGTTTGGCCAAGTGCTGTCTGTAAATCTCCAACGTGTTAAAAGCCAAATGTTCGATCTACAGGCTGAGATTTACTGTAGTTGGAGACAGTCTGATGCAGCAGCGTCCTactcaagctaacgttagctacccATCAGTAGTAACTGTCACCGGCATCATTTAGCAAGTTtccacactgacagtgaattTTCAGGAATCTTATGTGCTTAAAATCTCAGTGTAAAAGCCTTAGTTAACCCTCAACACTACAGCTTTTTGGAATTTTTCGATCTCTATCATGATGTGACTGCATTATACTTTCCAACCAAAAGGAGGCGCAGCCTAGAAGATGACATGATGCCGGTCTGGTCTATGTACTACTGTCAATTCTGTTAattccaaaccatttccagACCCTGAAATTCATTTTATCTAATGTCATTACAtttccaggaatttcatgacCATGGAAATCTGGAATACAAGCTTTTCCTTGCATCAGTTTTAATGAAGCTGCTTCATCAATAGCAGATATTCACACTACTCTATCTGATGGCATAGAAAATCAGCTGTGCCAAATGGCCTTTACTTTCCCTTGTTTCATCACGACCTTATTTCTTTGAAAATTGCAGCAAGAAGTCTGATGGGGGAGAGGCAACTGGCccagaaatattaaaatgtcagCCATACAAACTGAAACTGACAACCCATCAATGCATTTGTAGTAGCTGTCCACAATTATATACAAGAGTTTACTGTAAAGTCAGCCAGATTCTCTGATCACTATGGCTTTCTTATCCTACTTATGTTTTTGCCACATATTTCATAGAGTGTTCTGGGCGTTCTCCGTCAGGGTTAGTTTGGGGATCCACCCTTAATGTGTTTGGCATTTCTTACTGCCCATGTGacttctttaaatgtttaaatttaaactttaaatgtgcCTAAATGACTGTTTGACACTTTAGAATTTGTTGTCCTGCACCATTTCTACAGTTTCTGTATGTACTGATGAAAACTGACTGGTATTATCACGCAAATTGAAGCGTTTTGGATATTCAGAAGGGACGGTTCAGTCTGTGATCATTTCCAAGACTTTCATGGTAGCCAGTGTGCAAAATCTAAATGTTACCTTGTGAATACACTGTTAAGTAGAAACAATGTGGAGGTATTGTTTCAGTGAATCATAATCACACTGGTTGTCCAGTCAGCAgtatcttttattttctgtgtttcactACAAAAGAAcatatacaaaaatataaacattacATCTGTTGCTCATTACTCTGCTATAGTAACACTGAATAACACTCGTTATAAGCCTTTCTTTCACTGAGTGTGGCCGGAAACCTCTTCAGTCTTCCACTGGCCCGTGGATCTGTGAAGAGacaaaatatcaatatattatCTCCTCACAACAAAACCTAAAAATACTGTCaaaaaattacttaaatgtGGAACCCTTTCTGGAATATAGAATTAACAAAATAGTGATGGTGGTTTAAACATCAATTAATCTTGATAACTCTGATCATCCTGTGTAATGACACGTCACTGATCATGTGATGTTGAttacactgagaaaaaaattgaaTCTCTGGGTAACGCAGGTTAGTCTtgtctttcattttaaaaaagcattttttaaagTGTCTGGTTGTCACTGTAAGCAATAATTTGTTCTTTATGTCTTgtctggttaaataaagtttaaaaaaaaaagtcagctgAACTCACCGCCTCAGCCAGCTCTGGCCAATCCATCGCCATCACAACTGTATCGTCTGAGTTCGGAGGCGTCTCCAGGTTCCAGTAGGTCAGCTTGTCAAACACAGAGGTTACCTTCACTGTCCTGTccta encodes the following:
- the zbtb3 gene encoding zinc finger and BTB domain-containing protein 3, with product MEFPQHSQQLLAALRSQRQRGFLCDCTVLVGSSRFLAHRAVLASCSPFFHMFFSDSPGVIGGNGTSSSVTLDSDIVTAAAFGLLLEFVYEGVLQQGESPPVEDILAAASFLHMNEVVRVCKRRLQRRGPLAEADSTRSEESAGARRAVETGRGGGGDGGEEPVVAMAGDHLNPVAMAAPLSSERSQLEPVKCERRTGGGSSEARVQTPLSPDLADTTQPGMDAPPLLPCGELVQDVITGQSAPASGGHARLGTGAPGEGSALCSPCSTTETYSHSSNQQPSSSSSSLVPVSQASGRSVVAYSQSGPSPQQDAPRLPHSDSVSKPSEADHRGTSGRGQQMVMLIQPSALTSHNPTHSPPLHAFPQIRIQSAVSLQRQSLDFHSAPQNQTPKAPEGNVGASPTARSERSHPPMGRARTDNDDGENVKVKVEAIVISDEELEEEREESREREQVMEVEDEFEEEEELHSPQFLSSHQQGLLQMTSHSNDYSFPLSPSSSSSGAGPSSQDTSSFAHIPPSAAQQHSDPPAYFQDFQDSMGNFVEDVPTCGVCGKTFSCTYTLRRHAIVHTRERPYECRYCYRSYTQSGDLYRHIRKAHDHTLPAKRSKADGDPSLPPQPPPPPPPPPPLS